One genomic region from Nostoc sphaeroides encodes:
- a CDS encoding ribonuclease D, with protein MPYLTSAHEISAIVAEYTNAKMLWIDTEVADYKSRNPRLSLIQVLDNPKDMSGDRVYLLDVLDQPNIIAEFIEEIMINSAIEKVFHNASYDLKLLGNKKAKNITCTLEMAKKIPYYLLPLPNYQLKTIATSLCNFNNIDKQEQTSDWGKRPLTEEQIEYAYLDCIYLAQIHSNLLDLQAQASPDPATEDLISLSSTYSQLEQQYKLLNSEFEHLQERMKKAMQAQNISETAYYKLTSYERTTIKATFTELARLAQSEGINLDFPITLTQKLQKDLGQNLEQLSVDIEKTTSWRLNSKNKESDIEDE; from the coding sequence ATGCCGTACCTTACTTCCGCCCACGAAATTAGTGCCATTGTTGCTGAATATACCAACGCTAAAATGCTGTGGATAGATACAGAAGTTGCTGACTATAAAAGTCGTAATCCCCGACTATCGCTGATTCAGGTATTAGATAATCCCAAAGATATGAGTGGCGATCGCGTTTACCTTTTAGATGTCCTAGATCAGCCTAATATTATAGCTGAATTTATTGAAGAAATTATGATAAATTCTGCAATTGAAAAAGTTTTTCACAACGCCAGTTATGATCTAAAGCTTCTTGGTAACAAGAAAGCCAAAAATATTACTTGCACTTTAGAAATGGCAAAAAAAATTCCCTACTATCTTTTACCATTACCTAATTACCAACTTAAAACCATAGCTACATCACTTTGTAACTTTAACAATATCGATAAACAAGAACAAACAAGCGATTGGGGAAAACGCCCTCTGACTGAAGAACAGATAGAGTATGCTTACTTAGATTGTATTTATCTGGCTCAAATTCACTCAAATTTATTAGATTTACAAGCTCAAGCCAGTCCCGATCCTGCAACGGAAGATTTAATATCACTAAGTAGCACATACTCGCAACTTGAGCAACAATACAAGTTGTTGAATTCAGAATTTGAGCATTTGCAAGAACGCATGAAAAAAGCCATGCAAGCTCAGAACATATCTGAAACTGCCTATTATAAGCTGACTAGTTATGAGCGGACTACAATCAAAGCTACTTTTACAGAATTGGCAAGGCTAGCACAAAGTGAAGGTATTAATTTAGATTTTCCAATCACACTCACTCAGAAACTCCAAAAAGATTTAGGGCAAAACCTAGAACAACTCTCTGTAGATATTGAAAAAACCACCTCTTGGCGGCTAAATTCCAAAAATAAAGAAAGCGATATTGAGGATGAGTAA
- a CDS encoding BON domain-containing protein has product MKKLILLLVSSILVVGTFGCQEAPKTGSEASNTTNEAAQAPATPASQINQTADKTIAKIPGTQTTPLAVSTDTIKTDSEKTAATKAKSNLKTQVSEKLNKGLPGNKLQVENKEGEIILKGTATSAEELKKAETLAKEVQGVKTVKVEAKVEAVKMP; this is encoded by the coding sequence ATGAAAAAGCTAATTCTATTACTAGTTAGTAGCATTTTGGTAGTTGGTACTTTTGGCTGCCAAGAGGCTCCTAAAACTGGTTCAGAAGCTTCTAACACTACTAATGAAGCCGCTCAAGCACCAGCAACACCAGCTTCTCAGATAAATCAAACGGCAGATAAAACTATTGCCAAAATTCCCGGAACACAAACGACTCCTTTAGCAGTTAGCACAGATACTATTAAAACCGATTCTGAAAAAACAGCAGCAACAAAAGCTAAAAGCAACTTGAAAACTCAAGTTAGTGAAAAGTTGAATAAAGGCTTACCAGGCAATAAGTTACAAGTTGAAAACAAAGAGGGTGAAATTATCCTCAAAGGCACAGCAACTTCTGCTGAAGAACTCAAGAAAGCTGAAACCTTGGCTAAAGAAGTTCAAGGTGTAAAGACAGTGAAGGTGGAAGCAAAAGTTGAAGCTGTGAAAATGCCATAA
- the smc gene encoding chromosome segregation protein SMC yields the protein MVHIKRVELTNFKSFGGTTSVPLLPGCTVISGPNGSGKSNILDALLFCLGLSSSKGMRADRLPDLVNNTQTAKGRASIEASVTVTFDLSGEDLSRKAAKAQSDESTEEDQENSHSPLPTTSAPLSTSPHSPTEWSVTRRLRVTHQGSYTSNYYINGVPCTLTELHEQLSNLRVYPEGYNVVLQGDVTSIISMNARERREIIDELAGVAAFDRKIIQAKSTLDEVKEKEDSCRIIETELTAQRDRLSQDRAKAEKYQKLRTEFLAKQSWEAVLSWRSLQAQQEKLVHEIQTGDRNSTELTTQLTNLNSQIVQKTAELEQLNAHVKALGEEELLAVQSTLATQEAERKQLQRQLTELQTTSQETAKRLLQTQQEIEKHRHSLEEIAQTQLVETRFIASSQHQRNEAHQSLETSRQAAAEIASASEAWVQQQTAFNRQIETLLQTLEPQRTEKAQLTERNNQLQQLISEQTHLIERDEPLLAQKQTDCNQIETEFNASSEPIQNLAQNLSATEQELLIQQETQKRLLSEQREKQRQLDKIEAQAQAQQEVQGTQASKVILQSGMPGLCGLVVQLGKVEPRHQLALEMAAGGRLGHIVVEDDSIAAAGIELLKQKRAGRATFLPLNKIHAPKFTQDATLRFANGYVNYAVNLVDCDRRYKDVFSYVFGNTVVFANLEAARKNLGLYRIVTLDGELLETSGAMTGGSNSQRSALRFGNAEAAESDEAIALKSRLLDIERVLERCTEAIATLSARTKKLTQELTESRQARREQQLQLEQLQKDIKNLTTQLEGTRSQLAQNSEKLATAQSRLEILERELPGQETQLQQLRHALAELEASQTPSEWQQIQATIKIQEQQLQQRETALREAEQRLKNLENQQQRLQEKIQEAETRITEYETQQTSCRDAIHRVLSQTTTLDDQITQTRLSLNQMEQNLGEEKQKRDATEQEVRSHLLRQQQLQWEIQKLQETQEKRREELIALQNQLRDMGAELPNPLPEVPDKVDLEELQKELRSLTKRLQAMEPVNMLALEEYERTQNRLQELTQKLETLEGERTELLLRIENFTTLRQLAFKEAFDAVNENFQSIFAILSDGDGFLQLENPEDPFSSGLNLVAHPKGKPVQRLASMSGGEKSLTALSFIFALQRYRPSPFYAFDEVDMFLDGANVERLARMIKQQSQQAQFIVVSLRRPMIESAERTIGVTQARGAYTQVLGIKLQSSNTSA from the coding sequence ATGGTGCATATCAAGCGCGTGGAACTTACGAACTTCAAATCCTTCGGTGGCACAACCTCAGTCCCTTTGCTACCGGGGTGTACTGTCATATCTGGGCCAAATGGTTCGGGTAAATCTAACATTCTAGATGCACTGCTATTTTGCCTCGGACTCTCCAGTTCTAAAGGAATGCGAGCCGATCGCCTCCCAGATTTGGTAAATAACACCCAAACGGCTAAAGGACGCGCTTCTATTGAGGCTAGCGTCACTGTGACATTTGATTTATCAGGAGAAGATTTATCACGCAAAGCCGCAAAGGCGCAGAGTGACGAAAGCACAGAAGAAGATCAAGAGAATTCCCACTCCCCACTCCCCACTACTTCGGCTCCGCTCAGTACAAGTCCCCACTCCCCAACTGAGTGGAGTGTCACTAGAAGGCTGCGAGTCACTCATCAAGGAAGTTACACATCGAACTACTATATCAATGGTGTACCTTGCACGCTAACGGAATTGCATGAACAACTAAGTAACCTGCGGGTTTATCCTGAAGGCTACAACGTGGTGTTGCAAGGGGATGTCACCAGCATTATCTCGATGAATGCGCGGGAACGGCGGGAAATTATTGATGAATTGGCTGGGGTGGCTGCATTCGATCGCAAAATCATTCAAGCTAAATCAACTTTAGATGAGGTGAAGGAAAAAGAAGATAGCTGTCGGATTATTGAGACAGAATTAACTGCACAACGCGATCGCCTTTCCCAAGATCGGGCTAAAGCTGAGAAATATCAAAAACTCCGCACGGAATTTCTCGCCAAACAATCCTGGGAAGCTGTATTATCATGGCGATCGCTACAAGCACAACAAGAAAAATTAGTTCACGAAATTCAAACAGGCGATCGCAATTCTACTGAACTCACTACCCAACTCACAAACCTAAATTCCCAAATCGTCCAAAAAACTGCTGAACTTGAACAACTCAACGCCCATGTAAAAGCCTTGGGAGAAGAGGAACTTTTGGCGGTACAATCTACCCTCGCCACCCAAGAAGCAGAACGAAAACAACTCCAGCGTCAGCTAACAGAATTACAAACGACTTCCCAAGAAACCGCCAAACGTCTGCTTCAAACTCAGCAAGAAATTGAAAAACACCGTCATTCCCTAGAAGAAATTGCCCAAACCCAGCTTGTAGAGACGCGATTCATCGCGTCTTCCCAGCACCAAAGAAATGAAGCCCACCAATCTCTAGAAACCTCCCGCCAAGCCGCCGCAGAAATCGCCTCGGCTTCAGAAGCCTGGGTGCAGCAACAAACTGCATTCAACCGTCAAATTGAAACTCTGCTGCAAACTCTAGAACCGCAACGCACAGAAAAAGCACAACTCACAGAACGCAATAATCAGTTACAGCAATTAATTTCAGAGCAAACCCATTTAATTGAACGCGACGAACCCCTTTTAGCCCAAAAACAAACCGACTGTAATCAAATTGAAACGGAATTTAACGCCTCTAGCGAACCCATCCAAAATTTAGCTCAAAATCTCTCAGCCACAGAACAAGAACTGCTAATCCAACAGGAAACCCAAAAACGGTTACTTTCTGAACAACGAGAAAAACAACGCCAGTTGGATAAAATCGAGGCGCAAGCGCAAGCACAGCAAGAAGTCCAAGGAACCCAAGCGAGTAAAGTCATCTTACAATCGGGAATGCCTGGACTTTGCGGCTTAGTTGTGCAGTTAGGAAAAGTGGAACCGCGCCATCAGCTAGCTTTAGAAATGGCAGCCGGTGGACGTTTGGGACATATTGTGGTGGAAGATGACAGCATCGCCGCCGCAGGGATTGAATTGCTCAAACAGAAACGTGCAGGGAGAGCGACTTTTTTACCACTAAATAAAATTCACGCTCCTAAATTTACTCAAGATGCAACGCTGCGTTTTGCTAACGGTTACGTTAATTATGCTGTGAACTTAGTCGATTGCGATCGCCGTTACAAAGATGTATTTAGCTATGTTTTCGGTAACACGGTGGTATTTGCCAACCTGGAGGCGGCGCGGAAAAACTTAGGATTATATCGCATCGTCACCTTAGACGGGGAACTCTTAGAAACCAGTGGTGCAATGACTGGTGGTAGTAACAGCCAGCGTTCAGCCTTGCGCTTTGGCAATGCAGAAGCGGCAGAATCTGATGAAGCGATCGCTTTAAAAAGTCGCTTGCTGGATATTGAGCGAGTTTTAGAGCGTTGTACAGAAGCGATCGCTACTTTGTCAGCCAGAACCAAAAAACTCACCCAAGAACTCACAGAATCGCGTCAGGCGCGGCGCGAACAGCAGTTGCAATTGGAACAGTTGCAGAAAGATATTAAGAATTTAACAACGCAATTAGAAGGGACGCGATCGCAACTCGCCCAAAACAGCGAAAAGTTAGCCACAGCTCAATCCCGATTAGAAATCTTAGAGCGGGAATTACCGGGACAAGAAACTCAATTGCAACAATTGCGACACGCCTTAGCAGAGTTAGAAGCATCCCAAACCCCCAGCGAATGGCAACAAATCCAGGCAACCATTAAAATTCAAGAGCAACAATTGCAACAACGCGAAACAGCGTTACGGGAAGCCGAACAAAGATTAAAAAATTTAGAAAATCAGCAACAACGTTTACAAGAAAAAATCCAAGAAGCAGAAACGCGAATCACCGAATACGAAACCCAACAAACCTCTTGTAGAGACGCGATTCATCGCGTCTTGAGCCAAACCACAACGCTAGACGATCAAATCACCCAAACCCGTTTATCGTTAAATCAAATGGAACAAAATTTAGGAGAAGAAAAACAGAAACGCGACGCCACAGAACAAGAAGTGCGATCGCATCTTTTGCGCCAACAACAATTACAATGGGAAATCCAAAAACTCCAAGAAACCCAAGAGAAGCGCCGCGAAGAACTAATTGCACTACAAAACCAATTGCGGGATATGGGAGCAGAATTACCAAATCCCTTGCCGGAAGTTCCAGATAAGGTAGATTTAGAAGAATTGCAAAAAGAATTGCGATCGCTTACCAAACGCTTACAGGCAATGGAACCTGTTAATATGCTGGCGTTGGAAGAATACGAACGCACTCAAAACCGTCTCCAAGAACTGACGCAAAAATTAGAGACACTAGAAGGGGAACGCACCGAACTACTTTTGCGGATTGAAAATTTTACCACATTGCGGCAACTTGCCTTTAAAGAAGCATTCGATGCCGTCAACGAAAACTTTCAATCGATTTTCGCCATTCTTTCCGACGGCGACGGCTTCTTGCAACTTGAAAATCCTGAAGATCCCTTTAGTAGTGGGTTAAATTTAGTCGCACATCCCAAAGGTAAACCCGTACAGCGCCTAGCTTCCATGTCTGGGGGAGAAAAATCACTTACAGCCTTGAGCTTTATCTTTGCCCTGCAACGCTACCGCCCATCGCCATTTTACGCCTTTGACGAAGTAGATATGTTCCTAGATGGAGCAAACGTAGAACGATTAGCTAGAATGATTAAACAACAGTCACAACAAGCGCAATTTATAGTTGTGAGTTTGCGTCGTCCGATGATAGAATCAGCCGAACGCACAATTGGCGTTACTCAAGCACGAGGAGCTTACACTCAAGTTTTGGGGATTAAGTTACAATCATCCAATACATCTGCTTGA
- a CDS encoding ABC transporter ATP-binding protein encodes MKTRSNYWQLLPYIRLQWQTIARGLIGILGYVLATLVLINIAGKLATPFAQGNVVAIAQITGSCALVFLVRGLFQSIQDMYMAKAALRVAFHLRQQVYTHLQKLNLSYFETAKAGDLSYRLTEDVDRIGEVVNKVFHDFIPCILQLLAIPIYMIYLNWQLTLATVIVAPLMGILVGWFGERLRKYSLKSQNRVSGLSAILAEVFNGIRLVQAFAAENYEIARFGHEAERSLKAKYSAERLKAIQIPIIGFLEALSALSLLIVGAWQISQGNLTVANFFSYLAAAALLIDPIGHTTNNYNEFKQGEASVDRVFELMAIQPTVIEKINAIALPPVNGKVEYRHISFAYKPGEPVLKDISLLVSPGEAIALVGASGAGKTTFVNLLPRFYDPETGQILIDGVDIRDVKLHSLRRQIGIVPQETIMFSGTIAQNIAFGQDVFDMEAVTEAAKIANAHQFISQLPEGYQTWVGERGVNLSGGQRQRIAIARAVLLNPQILILDEATSALDSESEALVQEALERLMEKRTVFIIAHRLSTVRRCDRILVLEQGQIVESGTHEELLALERRYARFYAQQFS; translated from the coding sequence TTGAAAACCCGTTCTAATTACTGGCAACTGCTGCCTTATATCCGACTCCAGTGGCAAACCATCGCCAGGGGACTTATTGGTATCTTGGGATACGTACTGGCAACATTAGTGTTGATAAATATTGCCGGTAAATTGGCAACTCCCTTTGCCCAAGGTAATGTAGTAGCGATCGCTCAAATAACTGGCAGTTGTGCCTTAGTATTTCTTGTTAGAGGCTTGTTTCAGTCTATACAAGATATGTACATGGCGAAAGCTGCTTTGAGAGTTGCTTTTCATCTCCGCCAGCAAGTCTACACACATCTGCAAAAGCTAAATCTCAGCTATTTTGAAACCGCAAAAGCAGGTGATTTATCTTACCGCCTCACCGAAGATGTTGACCGCATTGGCGAAGTGGTAAATAAAGTATTTCACGACTTTATCCCCTGCATTTTGCAGTTGCTAGCAATTCCGATTTACATGATTTACCTGAATTGGCAACTGACATTAGCAACGGTGATAGTTGCACCGTTAATGGGTATTTTAGTTGGCTGGTTTGGTGAACGGTTACGCAAGTATTCCTTAAAAAGTCAAAATCGCGTGTCGGGTTTATCAGCCATCCTCGCGGAAGTTTTCAACGGTATTCGTTTGGTACAGGCTTTTGCTGCCGAAAATTACGAAATCGCCCGCTTTGGCCATGAAGCAGAACGCAGTCTCAAAGCCAAATACTCAGCCGAACGCCTGAAAGCGATTCAGATTCCCATCATCGGATTTTTGGAAGCCTTAAGTGCCTTATCGTTACTGATTGTGGGAGCGTGGCAAATTTCCCAAGGTAACTTAACAGTGGCGAATTTTTTCAGTTATCTGGCGGCGGCGGCGCTGTTAATTGATCCCATTGGTCATACTACTAACAACTACAATGAATTTAAACAGGGTGAAGCATCTGTTGATCGCGTTTTTGAATTGATGGCAATTCAGCCGACAGTGATTGAAAAGATAAATGCGATCGCTCTCCCCCCAGTCAATGGCAAAGTAGAATATCGTCATATTTCCTTCGCTTATAAACCGGGTGAACCTGTATTAAAAGATATCAGTTTATTAGTATCACCAGGTGAAGCGATCGCTCTTGTGGGTGCTTCTGGTGCTGGTAAAACCACATTTGTCAATCTCCTCCCCCGTTTTTACGATCCCGAAACTGGTCAAATATTAATTGATGGTGTTGATATTCGAGATGTCAAGCTGCATAGTCTACGGCGACAAATTGGGATTGTTCCCCAAGAAACCATCATGTTTTCCGGGACAATTGCCCAAAATATCGCCTTTGGGCAAGATGTTTTTGATATGGAAGCAGTTACAGAGGCGGCGAAAATTGCTAATGCTCATCAGTTTATTAGCCAACTGCCAGAAGGTTATCAGACTTGGGTGGGTGAACGTGGGGTAAACTTATCAGGGGGACAAAGACAAAGAATTGCGATCGCTCGTGCTGTTCTGCTCAATCCCCAAATCTTGATTCTCGATGAAGCGACATCAGCATTAGATTCTGAGTCAGAAGCACTGGTACAGGAAGCACTGGAAAGATTGATGGAAAAACGCACAGTGTTTATTATTGCTCACCGTTTATCGACAGTTAGAAGGTGCGATCGTATTTTAGTTCTCGAACAAGGACAAATTGTCGAATCGGGAACCCATGAAGAATTATTAGCCTTAGAGCGTCGCTATGCGCGGTTTTATGCCCAGCAGTTTAGTTAG
- a CDS encoding protein adenylyltransferase SelO: MTLAETPNYKNSSNPFLSLNYESALESLGDDYYDEVAAEEFPQHLLRWRNDALLPRLGLDPQLVKDDDFITAFGKFQGRKPLLALRYHGYQFGEYNRQLGDGRGFLYGQVRATDGELYDFGTKGSGRTPYSRGGDGMLTLKGGVREVLAAEALHHLGVRTSRCLTMIETGLPLWRGDEPSPTRSCVMIRMSSSHIRFGTFERLHFFQRPDLTKKLLDHVIEQYYRHLSAEEDKYALFYAELVKRVAELVAQWMAAGFCHAVLNTDNMSITGESFDYGPYAFIPTYNPSFIAAYFDYYGRYCYGNQPSICQLNLQMLQEPLKAIIDKEEMEAGLAMFDEYYQAEYSSLMLKKLGFEDLPHPEAGELLNLTVEFLKDSQVGYHQFFYEMARTFSSKWRDEPGFVMNSSDIVPVPGASGVFDDWCILYHKILNDLESDGIDVIAQTLTVHNPKTALLRPVIESIWEPIAQEDNWQPFYDLIKAIQSRG; the protein is encoded by the coding sequence ATGACTCTGGCTGAAACTCCAAACTACAAAAATTCTAGCAATCCTTTTCTCTCCCTCAACTACGAAAGCGCCTTGGAATCTCTAGGCGATGACTACTACGATGAGGTTGCAGCAGAGGAATTTCCTCAACACTTACTGCGTTGGCGTAACGATGCACTACTACCCCGCTTGGGTTTAGATCCCCAACTAGTCAAAGATGATGATTTTATCACAGCTTTTGGCAAATTTCAGGGGCGTAAACCCTTGTTGGCACTACGTTACCACGGCTATCAATTTGGTGAATATAACAGACAGTTAGGTGATGGTAGAGGCTTCCTCTACGGGCAAGTACGCGCTACTGATGGCGAATTGTACGATTTTGGCACAAAAGGTTCTGGAAGAACGCCTTACTCCCGTGGTGGCGATGGTATGCTGACGCTCAAAGGTGGGGTGCGGGAAGTTCTGGCTGCGGAAGCACTACACCACTTGGGTGTACGTACCTCGCGCTGTCTTACCATGATTGAAACAGGTTTACCCCTCTGGCGGGGCGATGAACCTTCGCCTACCCGCTCATGTGTGATGATTAGAATGAGCAGTTCTCATATTCGGTTTGGCACTTTTGAGCGACTGCATTTTTTCCAGCGTCCAGATTTAACTAAGAAGTTATTAGACCACGTAATTGAGCAGTATTATCGACACTTAAGTGCTGAAGAAGATAAATATGCCTTGTTTTACGCCGAATTAGTGAAACGAGTTGCAGAACTAGTAGCGCAGTGGATGGCGGCTGGCTTTTGTCATGCAGTCCTAAATACTGACAATATGTCGATTACGGGAGAGAGTTTTGACTATGGGCCTTACGCGTTTATCCCAACTTATAACCCATCCTTTATAGCTGCATATTTTGACTATTATGGACGCTACTGTTACGGTAATCAACCAAGTATTTGTCAGTTGAATTTACAAATGCTCCAGGAACCTTTAAAGGCGATTATCGATAAAGAGGAAATGGAAGCTGGATTAGCAATGTTTGATGAGTATTATCAAGCTGAATACAGTTCTTTGATGTTGAAAAAGTTAGGTTTTGAGGATTTGCCACATCCAGAAGCTGGGGAACTGTTGAATCTAACGGTTGAATTTTTGAAAGATAGCCAAGTTGGTTATCACCAGTTTTTTTATGAAATGGCTCGGACTTTTTCATCGAAATGGCGAGACGAACCAGGTTTTGTGATGAATAGTTCAGATATTGTGCCAGTACCGGGTGCGTCAGGAGTTTTTGATGATTGGTGTATACTCTATCATAAAATTTTGAATGATTTGGAGAGCGATGGCATTGATGTAATTGCTCAAACTCTAACTGTTCATAATCCGAAAACAGCATTATTAAGACCTGTGATTGAATCTATTTGGGAACCAATTGCTCAGGAAGATAATTGGCAACCTTTTTATGACTTAATTAAGGCAATTCAGTCTAGGGGGTAG
- a CDS encoding DUF5615 family PIN-like protein, whose product MTLKYLLDENVAPLYQVQLKRQKRDLVVWVVGDPGTPPKSTLDPEILCWCEEHYFLLVTNNRKSMPVHLAEHIAQGRNIPGIFILNDKLTIGQNINELILIAEASFDNEYQNQILHLPLL is encoded by the coding sequence ATGACTCTCAAATATCTGCTGGATGAAAATGTTGCCCCTCTTTATCAGGTTCAACTCAAACGACAAAAACGTGATTTAGTTGTCTGGGTAGTTGGCGATCCTGGTACGCCTCCTAAAAGTACATTAGACCCAGAAATATTATGCTGGTGTGAAGAACACTACTTTTTATTGGTTACGAATAACCGCAAATCTATGCCTGTACATTTGGCTGAACATATCGCCCAAGGACGTAATATACCAGGTATTTTTATTTTGAATGATAAATTAACAATTGGTCAGAATATTAATGAATTAATTTTAATTGCTGAAGCATCTTTTGATAACGAATATCAAAATCAAATTCTTCATTTACCACTACTTTAA
- a CDS encoding DUF433 domain-containing protein encodes MQLEDYFDFQRPDDIRLKGTRVGIETILYEYIHRARTPEEISNIYTSLTLEQVYATILYYLHNKEAVSNYIADWLEWSHRMQEEQRRNPPPVVIKLKKLIAEREAIKKAQENDSQISAG; translated from the coding sequence ATGCAACTAGAAGATTACTTCGACTTTCAGCGTCCTGATGATATTCGACTCAAAGGTACAAGAGTAGGAATTGAAACTATCCTTTACGAGTACATTCACCGCGCTCGAACTCCAGAAGAAATTTCCAACATTTATACATCACTAACACTAGAACAAGTTTACGCGACTATTCTTTATTATTTGCACAACAAAGAAGCTGTAAGCAACTATATAGCTGATTGGTTGGAATGGAGTCATAGAATGCAAGAAGAACAGCGACGCAATCCCCCACCAGTTGTAATTAAGTTAAAAAAACTGATAGCTGAAAGAGAAGCAATCAAAAAAGCACAAGAAAATGACTCTCAAATATCTGCTGGATGA
- a CDS encoding type II toxin-antitoxin system Phd/YefM family antitoxin, with protein sequence MTQITLSDLPETIQTLLNQAQKTGEPLTITQNGIPFAIISPIKKKSLLETLSTLEPLDEDFADVDEGLLPLDDIEFSK encoded by the coding sequence ATGACACAAATCACCCTTTCGGATCTCCCCGAAACCATTCAAACCCTACTCAACCAAGCCCAGAAAACAGGCGAACCCCTCACTATTACCCAAAACGGTATCCCCTTCGCCATCATTTCCCCCATCAAGAAAAAATCCCTCCTGGAAACCCTTTCCACCCTTGAACCACTGGACGAAGACTTTGCCGACGTGGACGAAGGATTATTACCCTTAGATGATATTGAGTTTTCAAAATGA
- a CDS encoding PRC-barrel domain-containing protein has product MTSEQIIRRSDILNTQVITRDNGKRLGIISQVWVDIDQREVVALGLRDSLISISGIPRYMYLNNISQIGDVILVDNEDVIEDIEVESLSNLINWEVITETGEVLGKVRGFKFNGETGKLNSIVIASLGLPQIPDQFLSTYEFSVDEIVSTGPNRLIVFEGAEERVNQLTVGLLERLGIGKAPWERDIEEEYGYTPPRQVAPANQLPSGVPLQPPRQKVRAPEPVAREEEWTEDYVEEERPQRQVMKARQYESIQYEEDEEEDNWSEATGSDRYQQQQPLKYDAQSYSKKPYVDEYDDYDDVDGDAWEDAPKPVNIPKKVKERQPEYEEEGGY; this is encoded by the coding sequence ATGACCTCCGAACAGATAATTAGGCGTTCCGACATATTAAATACCCAGGTGATTACCCGCGACAACGGCAAGCGGCTAGGCATCATCAGTCAAGTCTGGGTTGATATAGATCAACGAGAGGTTGTGGCTCTTGGTTTGCGAGACAGCCTGATCTCCATTTCGGGCATACCGCGCTATATGTACCTCAACAACATCAGCCAGATTGGTGATGTCATCCTGGTTGATAACGAAGATGTTATAGAAGATATCGAAGTTGAATCTCTCAGTAATCTGATTAACTGGGAAGTAATTACAGAAACAGGTGAAGTCTTAGGCAAAGTTCGGGGCTTCAAGTTCAACGGTGAAACTGGGAAGCTTAACTCCATAGTTATTGCTTCTTTAGGATTGCCCCAAATTCCCGATCAATTTCTCAGTACTTACGAGTTCTCAGTAGATGAAATTGTCAGCACTGGCCCCAATCGGTTGATTGTGTTTGAGGGAGCCGAAGAACGGGTAAACCAGTTGACAGTTGGTTTACTAGAGCGTCTGGGTATCGGCAAAGCACCTTGGGAGCGAGATATAGAAGAAGAATACGGCTATACCCCACCGCGCCAAGTTGCCCCAGCCAATCAACTGCCTAGTGGAGTGCCATTGCAGCCACCCAGGCAAAAAGTTCGCGCCCCCGAACCCGTAGCGCGGGAAGAGGAATGGACAGAAGACTATGTGGAAGAGGAAAGGCCACAGCGTCAGGTAATGAAGGCGCGGCAGTATGAATCTATTCAATACGAAGAAGATGAGGAAGAAGATAACTGGAGCGAAGCAACCGGCAGCGACAGGTATCAACAACAGCAGCCGCTAAAGTATGATGCCCAGTCCTATAGCAAGAAGCCTTATGTTGATGAATACGATGATTATGACGACGTAGACGGCGATGCTTGGGAAGATGCGCCGAAGCCTGTGAATATTCCTAAGAAAGTCAAGGAAAGACAGCCAGAATACGAAGAAGAAGGCGGATATTAA
- a CDS encoding type II toxin-antitoxin system RelE family toxin: MFKKLSQELQDRIQPKIDELAIEPRPNGVKKLQGEENTYRIRVGDYRVIYDVFDDVLLVNVIDIGHRSKVYKNES, from the coding sequence ATGTTTAAAAAACTATCTCAAGAATTACAAGATCGCATACAACCCAAAATAGATGAGTTGGCTATAGAACCACGTCCCAATGGAGTTAAAAAGTTACAGGGTGAAGAAAACACATATCGAATTAGAGTAGGCGATTATAGAGTTATATACGATGTTTTCGATGATGTTTTATTAGTAAATGTTATAGATATCGGGCATCGTAGCAAGGTTTATAAAAATGAAAGTTGA